TTAAAAGAAGGCTTTGTTTCTTGGTGAAATGGACAAGGTGCAACAAAACGACTCCCTACTTGCCTTAATTCCACATAGCGACTTACTATATCCACAATATTTAACCTATCTTTTATTTCTGAAATAATCTCTTCTAAGTCCATAAATAATAATTTCTAGCTGCTCTAAAAAATTAATTCAACTCTACTATTGTCACACCCTCTCCACCTTGCTCAAGAGGAGCAAAATAGTACTTACCTACTAACGAATGATCTTTCAAAAACTCATGTATCGCTCGTCTTAAACTACCACTACCTTTTCCATGAAGGATCTCTATTTTATTAACACACTTAAGCGTGGCTAAATTTAAAAATTTATCTACTTCAATTAAAGCTTCTTCTACTCTAAATCCCCTAAGATCTAACTTTAACGGTAAACATTCTTCTATTTTGGTAATCACTCCAGATTGTTTACATTCTTTTGCCTGATTTAAAGGAGCGACATCACTGAAGACACACCAAACGCTTACTCCTCCTAAATCTAACTTTAATTGCTTCTTTTTAATGTCAACACTCACAACTTTTGCTTCTCTTTGCCAAGGCAAATACAAACATTTTTCTCCCACAGAAGGAATAAAAATCTCTTCTTTTACAGGGGTAGGAGTAACAATTCTTTTTTTTAAATTATTTAACTTTTCTAGTGCTTTTTTTCTACTAAGTTTATTTTTCTTCCATTCATTTAAAATATGTTGTTTAGCTTTCTGAATTTCTTCTTCTAAATTTTTGTTTCTATTTCTTATCTTTTCTAATACATGTTTAAGTTTTTTTATAATCTTTTCTCTTTTATGTTTAAATTTCAATAATTCTTCTTCTTTTTGCCATACAAGTCGATTTAAACGCTCTAGCAAATTATCCTGCTTATCTACTTCAGAACCTAAAATAGCTTGCGCTCTTTTAATAATAGACTCATCAAGACCTCGATCCCTTGCAACTTGCAAAGCAAAACTTGCTCCTACTTGGTCATAAGTAAGTTTATAAAGAGGTTTCTTAGTATTAGGATCAAAAAGTACAGAACATACTCTTAATTTATCATTAGTCAAAGCATATAATTTTAAGCCAGGAAAATGTGTAGCACATGCAATCCATCCATCATTATCTAAAATATATTCTACTACTGCTTGGGCCAAAGCAGCACCTTGGGAAGGATCAGTACCAGATCCAAACTCATCCAAAATAAATAATGTAGTGGGAGAAGAACATGGTAAGTATTCCTTTAAAGATTCTATCTGTGCTGTAAAAGTACTTAAACTTTCCTCTAAGCTCTGTTCATCTCCCATCAGGGCAAATATCTGCTCAAAATATGGAATCTCACTATTTTCAGCACAACATACAGGCAAACCACATAGCACCATTAAAGCCGTTAAACCTAAAGTTTTTAAGCAAACTGTCTTACCACCAGCATTCCCTCCAGTAATAACAAGTCCCTTTTGCCCTGGCTTTAATTCAATATCTACGGGAACGACATTTTGATTCCTTAAAACTAAAAGAGGATGTCTTGCTTGTTTTAAACTTAAACAACCATCTTTATTAACCATTAAAATATTTGCGCCTATCTTCTTTGCTATCTTAGCCTTAGTTAAGAGAACATCTATTTTTACAACAAAATTATAACAGTGAAAAAGACTATCTTGTTCTTGTCTTGCCAACTGCGTTAGATATTTGAGAATTGAGAGTTCTTCTTCTTTTTCTTGTAACTTCAACAATTGTAGTTTGTTATTC
The genomic region above belongs to Desulfonauticus submarinus and contains:
- a CDS encoding endonuclease MutS2, translating into MHSKTIKYLELDKVLQFFILEATSEEGKAFFSFLRPYSSLEKVLNAQKTLKEFCYLIEKFPFKLSFFPSLKPLFKNLSQELYIFDFEDLWGLEAFLRAQDKVFGWLEYIFNKENTKLDELKSEMVCPKRLKQAIFRCVGENGALKDESSPRLLEIRNDIRAIQNKCRKKIEDFFKDKKISHYLQDEFFTLSSDRYVVPLKANFKGKLEGIVHDYSHTGETCYVEPYFLVELNNKLQLLKLQEKEEELSILKYLTQLARQEQDSLFHCYNFVVKIDVLLTKAKIAKKIGANILMVNKDGCLSLKQARHPLLVLRNQNVVPVDIELKPGQKGLVITGGNAGGKTVCLKTLGLTALMVLCGLPVCCAENSEIPYFEQIFALMGDEQSLEESLSTFTAQIESLKEYLPCSSPTTLFILDEFGSGTDPSQGAALAQAVVEYILDNDGWIACATHFPGLKLYALTNDKLRVCSVLFDPNTKKPLYKLTYDQVGASFALQVARDRGLDESIIKRAQAILGSEVDKQDNLLERLNRLVWQKEEELLKFKHKREKIIKKLKHVLEKIRNRNKNLEEEIQKAKQHILNEWKKNKLSRKKALEKLNNLKKRIVTPTPVKEEIFIPSVGEKCLYLPWQREAKVVSVDIKKKQLKLDLGGVSVWCVFSDVAPLNQAKECKQSGVITKIEECLPLKLDLRGFRVEEALIEVDKFLNLATLKCVNKIEILHGKGSGSLRRAIHEFLKDHSLVGKYYFAPLEQGGEGVTIVELN